In one Cloacibacillus porcorum genomic region, the following are encoded:
- a CDS encoding RrF2 family transcriptional regulator, which produces MTGEFAIAVHAIVYLNHKRSYLSSEALAKNICTNPARVRMVMSKLKRGGIILTREGAAGGYAVREGVSDLSLLEVAETVGTTFVGSAWRSGDSDMKCLVASGMADVMDGFYSEMDGLCRSYLSKVHISDVEEMIFKGKGDLDACGRGD; this is translated from the coding sequence ATGACAGGAGAGTTTGCGATAGCGGTTCACGCCATCGTCTATTTGAATCATAAGCGCTCCTACCTTTCGAGCGAAGCGCTCGCAAAAAATATCTGCACCAATCCGGCGCGCGTCCGCATGGTGATGAGCAAGCTGAAAAGGGGGGGGATCATTCTCACCCGCGAGGGCGCGGCGGGAGGCTACGCGGTGCGGGAGGGAGTATCGGATCTATCGCTGCTGGAGGTGGCCGAGACAGTAGGGACTACCTTTGTCGGCAGCGCCTGGCGGTCGGGAGACTCCGACATGAAGTGTCTCGTCGCGTCAGGAATGGCCGACGTAATGGACGGCTTCTATTCGGAGATGGACGGCCTCTGCCGCAGCTATCTGAGCAAAGTTCACATAAGCGATGTGGAAGAGATGATCTTTAAGGGAAAGGGCGACCTCGACGCCTGCGGGCGGGGAGATTAG
- a CDS encoding ribonuclease HI family protein — translation MIGYFDGASRGNPGEAGAGALLMDDNGNTLWETARYLGRKTNNEAEYNAAILLLKAARERGAKELRVYGDSKLVVCQLSKQWKINLPHLRELAKEAWAVSDGIKVSYEWVPRAKNKRADELSNEAIDNAK, via the coding sequence ATGATAGGATACTTTGACGGCGCATCGCGCGGCAATCCCGGGGAGGCGGGCGCTGGCGCGCTTTTGATGGATGATAACGGAAACACTCTTTGGGAGACGGCGCGATATCTCGGCAGGAAGACCAACAACGAGGCTGAGTACAACGCCGCCATCCTGCTGCTCAAGGCCGCGCGGGAACGCGGCGCGAAGGAGCTCAGGGTCTACGGCGACAGCAAGCTCGTCGTCTGTCAGCTCTCAAAGCAATGGAAGATAAACCTGCCTCACCTGCGTGAGCTGGCCAAGGAGGCCTGGGCCGTCTCCGATGGTATCAAGGTCAGTTACGAATGGGTGCCGCGTGCAAAAAATAAACGCGCCGACGAGCTCTCCAACGAAGCGATCGACAACGCAAAATAG
- the ybaK gene encoding Cys-tRNA(Pro) deacylase, with amino-acid sequence MAAAKKTNAVRILEGLKIPFELLEYEIDEKELSAEDAAAKTGIAEERTFKTLCCRGDKTGVIMVCVPAGRELDFKALAAASGNKSTELVHLKEVQGLTGYVRGGCSPLGAKKKYPVVIDESALAFDFITVNAGHRGLLFKLAPADLVRATEAKSAPVVR; translated from the coding sequence ATGGCAGCGGCAAAAAAGACAAACGCGGTACGTATCCTCGAAGGACTAAAAATACCCTTTGAGCTTCTGGAATATGAGATAGACGAAAAGGAGCTTTCCGCGGAAGACGCGGCGGCGAAGACCGGCATCGCCGAAGAGCGCACCTTCAAGACTCTCTGCTGCCGCGGCGACAAGACGGGTGTGATAATGGTCTGCGTTCCAGCGGGTCGCGAACTCGATTTTAAGGCGCTCGCGGCTGCCTCCGGCAACAAGAGCACCGAACTCGTACACCTCAAAGAGGTGCAGGGGCTGACCGGCTACGTGCGCGGCGGCTGTTCACCGCTCGGCGCGAAGAAAAAATATCCCGTCGTCATTGACGAATCCGCACTTGCTTTCGACTTTATAACCGTCAACGCCGGCCACCGCGGACTGCTCTTCAAACTCGCGCCAGCCGACCTCGTGCGCGCCACGGAGGCTAAGAGCGCTCCGGTCGTCAGGTAG
- a CDS encoding EamA family transporter encodes MTKRPPKWLIIFAYLMVYIIWGSTYLAIRFSVETIPPLLSGGIRFLAAGAILLAVRLFQTRELPTVRGWKLAFCASLLPFAVTYGLITTAELVVPSSIAGIIMAAEPLWFCLIGWLFFNGRKPLPHHYVGLVLGFVGICVLVAGDPNVELSFESKYTLWMLLLLLSTLTWVVGAFISANPHIHSDTLTASGMQMLCGGAVMMASQYAFSLFTGNYPQFHAFSARSAMALVFLVFLGSLVAYTSFLWLMRVEPANRVATHAFVNPVVAVLLGWLIGGEALHMNTIIALPLVIASVILLVREKPEKNS; translated from the coding sequence GTGACCAAAAGGCCGCCAAAATGGCTGATAATCTTCGCCTATCTAATGGTCTACATCATCTGGGGCTCCACCTACCTCGCGATCCGCTTTTCGGTGGAGACGATCCCGCCGCTGCTCTCGGGCGGCATACGGTTTCTTGCCGCGGGGGCGATCCTGCTCGCCGTGAGGCTTTTTCAGACACGCGAGCTGCCGACGGTACGCGGCTGGAAGCTTGCCTTCTGCGCCTCCCTGCTGCCCTTTGCCGTGACCTACGGCCTCATCACCACCGCGGAACTCGTAGTCCCCTCCTCGATAGCGGGGATCATCATGGCCGCCGAGCCGCTGTGGTTCTGCCTCATCGGGTGGCTCTTCTTCAACGGCAGAAAACCGCTGCCGCACCACTACGTCGGACTTGTGCTGGGATTCGTGGGGATATGCGTGCTCGTCGCGGGAGACCCTAACGTCGAACTCTCTTTTGAATCGAAATATACCCTCTGGATGCTGCTTTTGCTGCTCTCCACCCTCACCTGGGTGGTGGGCGCCTTCATCTCCGCCAATCCGCACATCCACAGCGACACCCTGACCGCCTCCGGTATGCAGATGTTATGCGGCGGCGCGGTGATGATGGCCTCGCAGTACGCATTTTCTCTCTTCACGGGAAACTATCCGCAGTTCCACGCCTTCTCGGCGCGCTCCGCTATGGCGCTGGTCTTTCTGGTCTTCTTAGGCTCGCTCGTCGCCTACACCTCGTTTCTCTGGCTGATGCGCGTCGAACCGGCCAACCGCGTCGCGACGCACGCCTTCGTCAACCCAGTGGTGGCGGTGCTGCTAGGCTGGCTCATCGGCGGCGAGGCTCTGCACATGAATACGATCATCGCCCTGCCCCTAGTCATCGCCTCCGTGATCCTGCTGGTACGTGAAAAGCCCGAAAAAAACTCCTGA
- the aspT gene encoding aspartate-alanine antiporter, whose translation MEIIYQLAAICRENPSIPFFFCIGAGYWLGSFKYKGVALGAVAATLIVAVIVGALMGVVISPNVKNIFFLLFIFTIGYSSGPAFFHSLRSSALPLLAFALLMAVLCLASAYVMAKLMGLNPGFGAGLLAGSATESLMIGVATDTIAKLGLGSALTARYVNDVPIAYAISYLFGTIGAIWITAYLGPILLGVKDIRAEARALESKLGETKMPPDTFIEYTDYLTRSYRVENPRYIGRSVGAAEAAEGGDKSFLITALRRQGEKISVTDETTLEKDDVVAVRSLRRILADTAAMPGPEVVDNELSSLVMERVSVVVTKREWFGKTVEELAVEPQMHGVIISKITRGVQEIPVYNSTVIHRGDVVTIGGVMKAVELAIPTIGYPERTSTATDMVTVALGIAAGTIVGALTLKVGRIPLSLTTGGGALLAGLLISWFRSTRPVFGNMPAATSWLFQSLGLCGFIAVVGLSCGPDFVSGLRQNGWGIMWGGIVVTVVPIVSCILAGRWFFKMNPVILLGACTGARLCTAALGALQEACGSPTPVLGYTVPYALNNIIFAVWGVVIVLLMA comes from the coding sequence ATGGAGATAATATACCAACTCGCCGCGATATGCCGCGAAAATCCTTCGATACCGTTTTTCTTCTGTATCGGAGCGGGCTATTGGCTAGGGAGTTTTAAATACAAAGGCGTGGCGCTGGGCGCGGTGGCGGCGACGCTCATCGTCGCGGTGATCGTAGGGGCACTGATGGGCGTTGTGATCTCGCCCAATGTCAAAAACATCTTTTTCCTGCTCTTTATATTCACCATTGGCTACAGCAGCGGCCCCGCCTTCTTTCACAGCCTTCGCTCGAGCGCCCTGCCGCTTCTCGCCTTCGCGCTGCTGATGGCGGTGCTCTGTCTCGCCTCGGCCTACGTCATGGCGAAGCTGATGGGGCTCAATCCCGGCTTTGGCGCGGGGCTGCTCGCGGGCTCGGCGACGGAGTCGCTTATGATCGGCGTCGCCACCGATACTATCGCGAAGCTGGGGCTCGGCTCCGCCCTCACCGCGCGGTATGTCAACGACGTCCCGATCGCCTATGCGATCTCTTACCTCTTCGGTACCATCGGCGCGATATGGATAACCGCCTATCTTGGCCCGATACTGCTCGGCGTCAAGGACATCAGGGCGGAGGCCCGCGCGCTTGAGAGCAAGCTCGGAGAAACGAAGATGCCTCCCGATACCTTCATCGAATACACCGACTACCTCACACGCAGCTACCGGGTGGAAAACCCGCGCTATATCGGCAGAAGCGTCGGGGCGGCCGAGGCGGCGGAGGGCGGCGACAAAAGCTTCCTGATAACGGCGCTGCGGCGTCAGGGAGAAAAGATCTCCGTCACAGATGAAACGACGCTTGAAAAAGACGACGTCGTCGCCGTGCGCAGCCTGCGCAGGATACTGGCCGATACGGCGGCGATGCCGGGGCCGGAGGTTGTAGACAACGAGCTTTCCTCTCTCGTAATGGAACGCGTCAGTGTAGTCGTCACGAAGAGGGAGTGGTTTGGTAAAACCGTTGAAGAGCTGGCGGTCGAGCCTCAGATGCACGGCGTCATCATCAGCAAGATCACTCGCGGAGTGCAGGAGATACCCGTATACAACAGCACCGTCATCCACCGCGGCGACGTCGTCACGATCGGTGGCGTCATGAAGGCCGTTGAACTTGCGATACCGACCATCGGCTATCCGGAGCGCACCAGTACCGCGACCGATATGGTGACCGTCGCCCTCGGGATTGCAGCGGGGACTATCGTCGGAGCGCTAACCCTCAAGGTCGGCCGCATACCGCTGAGCCTGACGACCGGCGGCGGCGCGCTGCTGGCCGGCCTGCTGATAAGCTGGTTCCGCTCGACGCGCCCGGTGTTTGGGAACATGCCCGCCGCCACCTCCTGGTTATTCCAGAGCCTTGGCCTCTGCGGCTTCATCGCCGTCGTCGGGCTGAGCTGCGGACCTGATTTCGTGAGCGGTCTGCGGCAGAACGGCTGGGGGATAATGTGGGGCGGCATCGTCGTTACCGTCGTTCCCATCGTCTCCTGCATCCTCGCCGGCAGATGGTTCTTCAAGATGAATCCCGTCATTCTGCTGGGGGCCTGCACCGGCGCGCGCCTCTGCACCGCGGCGCTGGGGGCGCTGCAGGAGGCCTGCGGCAGCCCGACGCCCGTGCTTGGCTATACAGTGCCGTACGCGCTGAACAACATAATCTTTGCCGTGTGGGGAGTTGTCATTGTCCTCTTAATGGCCTGA
- a CDS encoding diguanylate cyclase: MFSFLSIGRKSAFYLLAVFFCLTLASIFFWYQHSVEKALERTAILSFNDYAEHSSSEINQRVSNVFSSLKNTADLIAREENILDPQVMRVLRKNVENMPFDRLTIALPNGYSLSSDYSSLNVADRGYFQKALNGRQNISEVFVSRRTGGEVIIFAVPIESYEGVRGVLYATFERRNFHSIFFSPLFGGRGFSYIVDDRGNIILAPKKREEAVFKDSANLFSANSKIDARYDGSRHFMKNDMAAHKSGSFKYGVSGETRYLNYAPLGINDWYLISVIPSSVLLERLGDFVNISVFFGAMIFALLTIIGAITYLILRRQIQETDVAKESLKALTSNIPGGVSRCLLDNSLTITDISDGYLSILECGREDFHRHYQDSFAMRIHPDDREHVLKMISEQTDSDDILSLEYRIITAESNIKWILNRGRRVKERGGGFFYYHVVLDNTESKLNSDALALSEERYRIVTENADECLFDWNVLNDSIYFSPAYQKRFGDRELHQAANADDREVLDAFFSDVLSGHEGLHQAELRMGTADGDYIWCRVQGTPIVDSSCSVVRVVGIVKDISEQVREREALVMQAQTDSLTGLCDKGTTQTLIADFLAISPHDRMHAVFICDIDNFKMVNDTFGHLYGDTILGDLASKLRSTFRGTDVVGRIGGDEFMILMKDVPSLALIHSKALEIRSAFQQNYERFSSSGSIGIAIFPQDGMNFDELYQRADMALYSAKQSGKNRYMLYEDVDNPGDVLEKAKLCNIKTQPDQPQGQKSYSDNITEYVFKILYTMNDFEGAVNLALSVACRYFNMSRGYIFEYDVSRTMLGCTFEYCQSGIEPIIGNYPMRPADQYPLFIKHFEESDVFFLNSLDDVSDTAYREQLGGEGVVNMLQCAFKDKGVRFGALGFDDCQHEGHRPNSKEIETLSLLADIIGSYILKERSQKMLAANFQIQESILNSLRQWVFVVNLKWELIYFNDELRRFFPDTGLGKKCFSVLQERDVPCENCPLEEMRRTGNSTYTIKSCFSKSGLSATVNAAAIRREGGDDIYTFCALDIRKED; encoded by the coding sequence GTGTTTTCGTTTCTGAGTATAGGACGTAAATCGGCTTTTTATCTGCTCGCTGTATTTTTTTGTCTCACGCTTGCCTCCATTTTTTTCTGGTATCAGCACTCGGTGGAAAAGGCGCTGGAACGCACGGCTATCCTTAGCTTCAACGATTACGCGGAACATTCCTCCTCCGAGATAAACCAGCGCGTATCTAATGTCTTTTCATCCCTTAAAAACACCGCCGACCTCATCGCGCGTGAGGAAAACATTCTGGACCCACAGGTGATGAGGGTTCTGAGAAAGAATGTCGAAAACATGCCCTTTGACCGTTTGACTATCGCCCTGCCAAACGGTTATTCCCTCTCCAGCGATTACAGTTCACTGAACGTCGCGGACCGCGGGTATTTCCAGAAAGCGCTGAACGGCAGGCAAAATATATCGGAGGTTTTCGTCTCCCGGCGCACGGGCGGCGAGGTAATAATTTTCGCCGTGCCTATAGAGAGCTATGAGGGCGTGCGCGGCGTGCTGTACGCGACATTTGAACGCCGTAATTTTCATTCCATCTTTTTTTCGCCGCTCTTCGGCGGCAGGGGCTTCTCCTATATCGTGGATGACAGGGGAAATATCATCCTTGCGCCGAAAAAACGCGAAGAGGCGGTCTTTAAGGATTCAGCCAATTTATTCAGCGCCAACAGCAAAATCGACGCCAGATATGACGGCTCCCGCCATTTCATGAAGAACGATATGGCCGCGCATAAAAGCGGCTCTTTTAAGTACGGCGTCAGCGGCGAGACCCGCTATCTCAACTACGCGCCGCTCGGCATAAACGACTGGTACCTGATCTCCGTCATCCCAAGTTCTGTGCTGCTTGAGCGTTTAGGGGATTTCGTAAACATCTCCGTCTTTTTCGGAGCGATGATTTTCGCGCTCTTAACAATAATCGGGGCCATCACCTATCTCATCCTGCGCCGCCAGATACAGGAGACGGACGTGGCAAAGGAATCGCTGAAGGCGCTCACCTCCAATATTCCCGGCGGCGTATCGCGCTGTCTGCTGGATAACAGCCTGACGATAACAGACATAAGCGACGGCTATCTCTCCATTCTTGAGTGCGGCCGCGAGGATTTCCACCGCCATTACCAGGACAGCTTTGCGATGAGGATCCATCCCGATGACCGTGAACATGTCCTGAAGATGATCTCCGAACAGACCGACAGCGACGATATTCTTTCGCTGGAATACAGGATCATTACCGCCGAGAGCAATATCAAATGGATACTGAACCGCGGACGCCGGGTAAAGGAGCGTGGTGGAGGGTTTTTCTATTACCACGTCGTCCTAGACAATACAGAATCAAAGCTCAACTCTGACGCGCTCGCACTCTCCGAGGAGCGTTACCGCATTGTCACCGAGAACGCCGACGAATGCCTGTTCGATTGGAACGTCTTAAACGACAGCATCTATTTCTCTCCCGCCTACCAGAAACGCTTCGGCGACCGGGAGCTGCATCAGGCGGCCAACGCAGACGACCGTGAAGTTCTTGACGCCTTCTTCAGCGATGTGCTCTCCGGCCACGAGGGGCTGCACCAGGCGGAGCTGCGCATGGGCACGGCAGACGGAGACTATATCTGGTGCAGAGTGCAGGGTACGCCAATCGTCGACAGCAGCTGCAGCGTCGTGCGCGTCGTGGGAATCGTGAAGGATATCAGCGAACAGGTCCGCGAGCGCGAGGCGCTCGTGATGCAGGCCCAGACTGACAGCCTGACCGGGTTATGCGACAAGGGAACCACACAGACGCTGATAGCGGACTTCCTCGCCATATCCCCCCATGACAGGATGCACGCGGTATTCATCTGCGATATAGATAATTTTAAGATGGTAAACGATACCTTCGGCCACCTCTACGGGGATACCATTCTGGGCGATCTCGCAAGTAAACTGCGTTCAACCTTCCGCGGCACGGACGTTGTCGGGCGCATCGGCGGCGATGAATTCATGATACTGATGAAGGACGTTCCCTCGCTGGCGCTCATACACAGCAAGGCGCTGGAGATACGCTCCGCCTTCCAGCAAAACTATGAGAGGTTTTCCTCCTCCGGCAGTATCGGGATCGCGATATTCCCGCAGGACGGCATGAATTTCGACGAGCTCTATCAGCGTGCGGACATGGCGCTCTACAGCGCGAAGCAGAGCGGGAAGAACCGCTACATGCTCTATGAGGATGTCGACAATCCCGGCGACGTGCTTGAAAAGGCAAAGCTCTGCAATATAAAGACACAGCCGGACCAGCCGCAGGGACAAAAATCCTACAGCGACAACATAACCGAATATGTGTTTAAGATACTTTACACAATGAACGATTTCGAAGGGGCTGTGAATCTCGCGCTCTCCGTCGCCTGCCGCTATTTCAACATGAGCCGCGGCTATATATTTGAATACGACGTTTCTCGTACGATGCTCGGCTGCACCTTTGAATACTGCCAGAGCGGAATCGAACCGATTATCGGCAATTACCCGATGCGGCCCGCCGATCAGTATCCGCTCTTTATCAAGCATTTTGAGGAATCCGACGTCTTCTTCCTCAACTCCCTCGACGACGTGAGCGATACCGCCTATCGTGAACAGCTCGGAGGGGAGGGCGTCGTCAATATGCTGCAGTGCGCCTTCAAGGATAAGGGGGTGAGGTTCGGCGCTTTGGGCTTTGACGACTGTCAACATGAGGGACACCGTCCAAACTCGAAAGAGATCGAGACGCTGAGCCTGCTCGCCGATATAATCGGCAGCTATATACTGAAGGAGCGCTCGCAGAAAATGCTTGCCGCCAACTTCCAGATACAGGAGTCTATCTTAAACAGCCTGCGCCAGTGGGTATTCGTCGTAAATTTAAAATGGGAGCTTATCTATTTCAACGACGAATTGAGACGTTTTTTCCCAGACACCGGGCTCGGCAAAAAATGCTTCTCCGTACTGCAGGAAAGGGATGTCCCCTGTGAGAACTGCCCTCTGGAAGAGATGAGAAGGACGGGGAACAGTACCTACACTATAAAAAGCTGCTTCTCAAAGAGCGGACTCTCGGCTACCGTAAACGCCGCGGCGATACGGAGAGAGGGCGGGGATGATATTTACACTTTCTGCGCTCTCGACATACGGAAAGAGGACTGA
- a CDS encoding FAD binding domain-containing protein: MRIELTVNGKLCHAEVPPMKLLIAVLREDLGLGGTKEGCGEGECGACSVIMNGRLINACLVPAFQASGSEILTIEGLGSSENMDILQRAFVLEGGVQCGFCTPGMILAARALLEENPDPSLDEIKTALSGNICRCTGYERIYNAVRRAVAEGYCDTFKKRENLCSGQLPQPTNDEDKIYLLPETLKEALSMLAENPGAVILAGTTDIVPDIKNGKFSADRLLDVSRIKEIKGIYKAGGEIHIGAGATNGDIVRSSIMKKYLPALWEASRRSGAPAVQNRATVAGNIATASGAADLPTILLPLEARVVLESARGARELPLERFIAGYRQTERRADELIAEIVITVPAVGAYQRFFKRGSRRALTLSRISLGFCLEIERDVIKSFRAGAGSMSPVPIRLPRTEAALVGKRLDAKLIESACGAISAELTPRKSAAWRKKMASNLLRTFLTDVSEAEAGKVRVPEDIPSEERNGPRRLNG, translated from the coding sequence ATGAGGATAGAGCTGACAGTAAACGGAAAGCTGTGTCACGCCGAAGTGCCCCCCATGAAGCTGCTGATCGCGGTGCTGCGCGAGGATCTCGGCCTTGGCGGGACGAAAGAGGGCTGCGGCGAGGGAGAGTGCGGCGCCTGTTCCGTGATCATGAACGGCAGGCTCATAAACGCCTGCCTCGTACCCGCGTTCCAGGCCTCGGGCAGTGAGATACTGACGATCGAGGGGCTCGGAAGTTCGGAGAATATGGATATCCTTCAGCGCGCCTTCGTCCTCGAGGGCGGAGTTCAGTGCGGCTTCTGCACGCCGGGAATGATCCTCGCGGCGCGGGCGCTGCTGGAAGAAAATCCCGACCCCTCCCTGGATGAGATAAAGACGGCGTTATCCGGCAACATCTGCCGCTGTACGGGCTACGAGCGTATCTATAACGCCGTGCGGCGCGCGGTCGCCGAGGGCTACTGCGATACCTTCAAAAAACGCGAAAACCTCTGCTCCGGACAGCTGCCGCAGCCGACGAACGACGAGGATAAAATATACCTTCTTCCCGAAACGCTGAAAGAGGCCCTCTCAATGCTTGCGGAGAATCCCGGGGCCGTCATCCTCGCGGGGACGACGGATATCGTTCCCGATATCAAAAACGGCAAATTCAGCGCCGACAGGCTGTTGGATGTCAGCCGCATCAAAGAGATAAAGGGCATCTATAAGGCGGGCGGCGAGATTCATATCGGCGCCGGCGCGACAAACGGAGACATTGTCCGCAGTTCGATAATGAAAAAATACCTTCCCGCGCTCTGGGAGGCCTCGCGCAGAAGCGGCGCTCCCGCGGTGCAGAACCGTGCGACCGTTGCCGGCAACATCGCCACCGCCTCGGGCGCGGCGGACCTTCCGACGATCCTGCTGCCGCTGGAGGCGCGTGTCGTTCTGGAAAGCGCGCGCGGCGCGCGCGAATTGCCGCTGGAGCGTTTTATCGCCGGTTACCGCCAAACGGAACGCCGCGCGGACGAGCTTATCGCGGAGATCGTCATTACGGTGCCCGCCGTCGGTGCCTACCAGAGGTTTTTCAAGCGCGGTTCGCGCAGGGCGCTGACCCTGTCGCGCATCTCCCTCGGCTTTTGCCTGGAGATTGAGAGAGATGTGATAAAATCCTTCCGCGCCGGCGCGGGCAGCATGAGCCCGGTGCCGATACGCCTGCCGCGGACAGAGGCCGCGCTTGTGGGCAAAAGGCTTGACGCGAAGCTCATAGAGAGCGCCTGCGGGGCCATATCGGCGGAGCTGACGCCGCGAAAGAGCGCCGCCTGGAGAAAAAAGATGGCCTCAAACCTGCTTCGCACCTTCCTGACGGATGTATCCGAGGCGGAGGCCGGGAAGGTACGGGTGCCGGAGGATATTCCCTCGGAGGAGAGGAACGGCCCTCGGCGCTTGAATGGTTAA
- a CDS encoding xanthine dehydrogenase family protein molybdopterin-binding subunit encodes MSEEFRIIGKSLPRFDGPVKVAGEVKFLEDIEIPGCWLGGVVRSEVPRGVVRKIETLPAFAETGAVLVTAEDIPGENYVAIVRSDYPALAAPAVNYATQAVALVAAPDAESLKRAMAAVVVEIEPLPPIFTVEESAARKELIWGEDNCIDHYHTERGDLRKGFAEADVVVEGEWETGLQEQMYLETQGMAAWRAGDGIELLGSLQCPFYVVNAVAAALGLPHEKVTVRQSATGGAFGGKEDYPSILGVYAALLAWKSGKKVKIVYDRSEDLLVSPKRHPSKSRYRMGLTKDGKITALDAEIKLDAGAYTTLTRVVLQRTHLHAAGCYYVPNVRVRSSAWATNTPPNGAFRGFGAPQAIFAIERTMDLAAERLEMDPLDIRLLNTIKTGDLFPYGQVLREGNNAEGVLLKAAELSDYRRRREILSQQSEGRFRKGIGISLALHGGGFTGAGEANMGTTAKMTFDGKRFRIYTSSTEMGQGASTVLPMVAAEALGVELEDVLYVEPDTKYTPNTGPTVASRTTMYAGKAVQDACENLKKAIENGGAPLSGKALVEAAKRYLEKEGRAEALGYNIFTDGQSWDEEKFAGDAYHGYAWIANAVEVELDMDTYEATPLSAAVAAEVGRAINPMQAKAQLTGGVLQAFGWAHIEDLKTDAKGRYTAAHMNAYLVPTTLDTPEWKVELLEDPCPAGCYGAKGLGELPCDAGAAAFVAAIDHAAQIFSHCAPMTGERIFEAIEKRDNGGE; translated from the coding sequence ATGAGCGAAGAGTTCAGGATTATCGGAAAGTCTCTGCCGCGCTTTGACGGTCCCGTCAAAGTTGCGGGAGAGGTTAAGTTTCTTGAGGACATAGAGATTCCCGGCTGCTGGCTGGGCGGCGTAGTCCGTTCCGAGGTGCCGCGCGGCGTGGTGCGGAAGATAGAAACGCTTCCCGCCTTCGCGGAGACGGGCGCGGTGCTGGTCACGGCGGAGGATATCCCCGGAGAAAACTATGTCGCTATCGTGCGCAGTGACTATCCGGCTCTCGCCGCTCCCGCGGTAAACTACGCGACGCAGGCCGTGGCTCTTGTCGCCGCGCCTGATGCGGAGAGCCTTAAACGGGCGATGGCCGCCGTTGTTGTTGAGATAGAGCCGCTGCCGCCGATATTCACGGTAGAGGAGTCCGCGGCCCGCAAAGAGCTGATCTGGGGCGAGGATAACTGTATTGACCATTATCACACTGAGCGCGGCGATCTGCGGAAGGGGTTCGCGGAGGCCGACGTGGTGGTGGAGGGAGAATGGGAGACGGGGCTGCAGGAGCAGATGTACCTTGAGACGCAGGGCATGGCGGCCTGGCGCGCCGGCGACGGCATCGAGCTTCTCGGTTCGCTGCAGTGCCCCTTCTACGTGGTGAACGCCGTCGCGGCGGCGCTTGGACTGCCGCACGAAAAGGTCACCGTCCGCCAGAGCGCCACCGGCGGGGCCTTTGGCGGCAAGGAGGACTATCCATCGATACTCGGCGTCTACGCGGCGCTGCTGGCCTGGAAATCTGGCAAAAAGGTGAAAATCGTCTACGACCGTTCGGAGGATCTGCTCGTATCTCCGAAGCGCCATCCCTCAAAGAGCCGCTACCGCATGGGACTCACAAAGGATGGTAAGATAACGGCGCTCGACGCGGAGATAAAACTCGACGCTGGGGCCTATACGACGCTGACGCGCGTCGTCCTCCAGCGCACACACCTGCACGCGGCGGGCTGCTATTATGTGCCTAACGTCCGCGTAAGGAGCAGCGCCTGGGCGACGAACACGCCGCCCAACGGGGCCTTTCGCGGCTTCGGCGCGCCGCAGGCGATATTCGCGATCGAGCGCACTATGGACCTTGCCGCCGAACGGCTTGAGATGGACCCACTCGACATACGCCTCCTGAATACAATAAAGACCGGCGATCTGTTCCCCTACGGACAGGTGCTGCGGGAGGGCAACAACGCCGAGGGCGTGCTGCTCAAGGCGGCGGAGCTCTCCGACTACCGGAGGCGGCGTGAGATACTATCGCAGCAGAGCGAGGGGCGCTTCCGCAAGGGTATCGGCATCTCGCTCGCCCTGCATGGAGGCGGCTTTACGGGCGCGGGCGAGGCGAACATGGGGACGACGGCGAAGATGACCTTTGACGGCAAACGCTTCCGCATCTACACGAGCAGTACGGAGATGGGGCAGGGCGCGTCGACGGTGCTGCCGATGGTGGCCGCCGAGGCGCTCGGCGTGGAGCTGGAAGACGTCCTGTACGTGGAGCCGGATACGAAATATACGCCCAACACCGGCCCGACCGTCGCCTCGCGCACCACGATGTACGCGGGCAAGGCGGTGCAGGACGCCTGTGAGAACCTTAAAAAGGCGATTGAGAACGGTGGTGCGCCGCTCTCCGGCAAAGCGTTGGTCGAAGCCGCGAAGAGATATCTGGAAAAAGAGGGCCGCGCCGAGGCGCTCGGCTATAACATCTTCACCGACGGCCAGAGCTGGGACGAAGAAAAGTTCGCGGGCGACGCCTATCACGGCTACGCCTGGATTGCGAACGCCGTCGAGGTGGAGCTTGATATGGATACCTACGAGGCGACGCCGCTTTCCGCCGCGGTCGCGGCGGAGGTGGGGCGCGCGATAAACCCGATGCAGGCGAAGGCTCAGCTGACGGGGGGCGTGCTCCAGGCCTTCGGCTGGGCGCACATCGAAGATTTGAAGACGGACGCGAAGGGCCGTTACACGGCGGCGCATATGAACGCCTACCTGGTGCCGACGACGCTCGATACGCCGGAGTGGAAGGTGGAGCTGCTCGAGGACCCCTGTCCCGCCGGCTGCTACGGCGCGAAGGGGCTTGGCGAGCTTCCCTGCGACGCGGGCGCGGCGGCCTTTGTCGCCGCGATAGACCATGCCGCGCAGATATTCTCGCACTGCGCCCCGATGACCGGCGAAAGGATCTTCGAGGCGATTGAAAAGAGAGACAACGGGGGTGAATAG